A genomic stretch from Shewanella woodyi ATCC 51908 includes:
- a CDS encoding DUF1249 domain-containing protein, with the protein MARPLNGNLNTKRYQPDINKFLSLCGRNYFHILRWLPSDASQGDAWVVEEGIGCLNVRLLENTSYTQLIEISRCVGKSDYIHSPCVSVRVYHDAKLAEVLTSRQISRLSPVYDYPNIRMYHRDEKYQVNAFLEELLKIGGHMSAICLSES; encoded by the coding sequence ATGGCGCGCCCTCTTAATGGAAATTTAAATACTAAGAGATACCAACCTGATATCAATAAATTTTTATCACTTTGTGGTCGAAATTATTTCCATATCTTAAGGTGGTTACCTAGTGATGCTAGCCAAGGAGATGCTTGGGTGGTTGAAGAGGGTATTGGTTGCCTGAATGTACGATTACTCGAAAATACCAGTTATACCCAGCTTATTGAGATCTCTAGGTGCGTAGGTAAATCTGATTATATTCATTCACCTTGCGTATCAGTTCGTGTTTATCATGATGCTAAATTAGCAGAAGTGTTAACTAGTCGACAGATTTCTCGGTTAAGTCCAGTATATGATTATCCAAATATACGTATGTACCATCGAGACGAAAAGTATCAAGTGAATGCTTTTCTAGAAGAGTTATTAAAGATAGGTGGCCATATGAGTGCCATTTGTCTGTCAGAATCTTAG
- the tolC gene encoding outer membrane channel protein TolC: MKFKIRTICAALTLAATSSAVQADDLLQIYQQALTSDPVALQAQAQRDSLYEQIEENRAPLLPTISASVGYGKSWRDEQTLPQTDSSGLKAAISLNQVIYDHSAWVGLSLAELAASQADSIYASTLQTLIIRVTTAYFDVLSAKDNFEFKGSEKRAIERQLEQTKQRFAVGLTAITDVHEAQAQYDLARASEILAENQLINSYEALREITGIDHKSINILDTNRFTAVTPTPTLSSDWLKMAETNSVDLMTNRIGKDIAQETITLYKAGHMPSLSLNAGYDTNIEQENQNGSQNDFDNANVALQLSIPIFEGFKVSSKVNQAQYQFVEASEKMEQTYRKVVKDVRNNFNNVGASISSIKAYEQSVVSSESALSATQAGFEVGTRTIVDVLNRTRDLYDSKRQLSDARYSYIKSILALKQAAGTLNEDDVIAINNGLIAQTTNP; this comes from the coding sequence ATGAAATTCAAGATCCGAACGATATGTGCAGCCCTAACGCTTGCAGCAACCTCTTCAGCGGTTCAAGCCGATGACTTATTGCAGATATATCAACAGGCGCTAACAAGCGATCCCGTTGCGCTACAAGCTCAGGCTCAACGTGATTCACTGTATGAACAGATAGAAGAGAATCGTGCACCTTTACTTCCAACAATCAGTGCAAGCGTTGGTTACGGTAAAAGCTGGCGTGATGAGCAAACTCTACCTCAAACAGACTCTAGCGGGCTCAAGGCTGCTATCAGTTTAAACCAAGTGATCTATGATCACAGCGCTTGGGTAGGATTAAGCTTAGCAGAGCTAGCCGCTTCTCAGGCTGACTCTATTTACGCATCCACCTTACAAACCTTAATTATCCGTGTAACTACGGCATACTTCGATGTGCTTTCTGCAAAAGATAATTTCGAGTTTAAAGGCTCTGAAAAACGTGCAATTGAGCGTCAGTTAGAGCAAACAAAGCAAAGATTTGCTGTAGGTCTAACTGCAATTACCGATGTACATGAAGCTCAGGCTCAATACGATTTAGCCCGCGCATCTGAGATTTTAGCTGAAAACCAGCTTATCAATAGTTACGAAGCCTTACGTGAAATCACTGGTATCGATCATAAGTCTATCAATATTCTAGACACTAACCGTTTCACCGCTGTCACCCCGACACCAACACTATCGAGTGATTGGTTAAAGATGGCTGAAACAAACAGTGTCGATCTGATGACTAATCGCATCGGTAAAGATATCGCCCAAGAGACGATTACGCTTTATAAAGCTGGCCATATGCCCTCTTTAAGCTTAAATGCTGGTTATGATACCAACATTGAGCAGGAGAACCAAAATGGCTCTCAAAATGATTTTGATAATGCCAATGTAGCATTACAGCTTAGTATTCCTATTTTTGAAGGCTTTAAAGTCAGCTCAAAAGTGAATCAGGCTCAATACCAGTTTGTTGAAGCAAGTGAGAAGATGGAGCAGACCTACCGTAAAGTGGTTAAAGATGTCCGCAACAACTTTAATAACGTCGGTGCTTCAATCAGTTCAATCAAGGCTTATGAGCAATCTGTCGTTTCATCTGAGAGTGCACTCAGTGCTACCCAAGCAGGTTTTGAAGTGGGTACTCGTACAATTGTCGATGTACTAAACCGTACTCGTGATCTATATGACTCTAAGCGTCAGCTATCCGATGCAAGATACAGTTATATCAAATCAATTCTCGCGCTAAAGCAAGCGGCTGGAACCTTGAATGAAGATGATGTAATCGCCATCAACAATGGCCTAATAGCTCAAACTACAAACCCATAG
- the nudF gene encoding ADP-ribose diphosphatase: protein MKQKFNRQDIELLEVKSIFNGFFTMDEYRFKHKLFKGGWSGEVKREVFERGDAVVVLPYDPVTDQVVLIEQIRIPVIRSGQTPWLLELVAGMIEPNEVALDVAHRELLEESGLKAKQVNLISSYFSSPGGTSEKFDFFWAEVDASLAQGVHGLDEEDEDIQVHVMSREQAFTLVKDGIINNASTVIGLQWLELNYQNLQK, encoded by the coding sequence ATGAAACAGAAATTCAATCGCCAAGATATCGAACTGTTGGAAGTGAAGAGTATATTTAATGGTTTCTTTACCATGGATGAATATCGATTTAAGCATAAATTGTTTAAAGGTGGTTGGAGTGGTGAGGTAAAAAGAGAGGTGTTTGAGCGTGGGGATGCTGTCGTGGTACTTCCCTATGATCCCGTTACAGATCAAGTTGTGTTGATAGAGCAGATCCGTATCCCTGTTATCCGCTCGGGGCAAACCCCTTGGTTATTAGAGTTAGTGGCGGGGATGATAGAACCCAATGAAGTAGCCCTTGATGTTGCACATCGAGAATTACTGGAGGAGTCGGGACTTAAAGCCAAACAGGTCAATTTAATCTCTAGCTATTTTTCAAGTCCTGGTGGCACAAGTGAGAAGTTTGACTTCTTTTGGGCTGAAGTGGATGCCAGTTTAGCGCAAGGCGTTCATGGGCTTGATGAGGAGGATGAAGATATTCAAGTGCATGTAATGAGCCGCGAACAAGCATTTACTTTAGTTAAAGATGGTATAATCAATAATGCATCTACTGTTATTGGGCTTCAATGGCTTGAACTGAACTATCAGAATTTGCAAAAATAA
- the cpdA gene encoding 3',5'-cyclic-AMP phosphodiesterase: MLEEAISYSIDVEASVKIVQVTDPHLFADHDAQLLGVNTAQSLRAVLNTIDAVHYPADFMLASGDISQDYSAESYHNFVKAISPLGLPCHYLPGNHDDPRIMRLNMQGPKIFGHRRILVGSWQVIMLDSTVRGKPGGYMSDAEFELIKAAAEDQPDRHILLAMHHNPILVGCAWLDQHWMSNGSEFLELVAKIPQVKGLLWGHVHQQIDQEYSGHHGPIKLMATPSTCIQFKPKSSYFALDAVQPGYRLLELKADGNILTNVYRVPGELFSPDKSASGY, encoded by the coding sequence GTGTTAGAAGAGGCTATCTCTTATTCCATTGATGTTGAAGCTAGCGTGAAGATCGTACAAGTTACGGATCCACATCTGTTTGCCGATCACGATGCACAGCTATTAGGTGTCAATACAGCCCAGAGTTTGCGTGCGGTTCTGAATACGATTGATGCTGTTCACTATCCAGCGGATTTTATGTTGGCATCTGGCGATATTAGTCAAGATTACTCAGCTGAGTCATATCATAACTTTGTTAAAGCGATCTCTCCTCTCGGCCTACCTTGCCATTACTTACCTGGAAATCATGATGACCCTAGGATCATGCGATTGAATATGCAGGGGCCTAAGATTTTTGGTCATAGACGTATTTTGGTCGGCAGCTGGCAGGTTATCATGTTGGACTCAACTGTTCGTGGTAAGCCTGGTGGTTACATGTCTGATGCGGAGTTTGAGCTTATTAAAGCGGCCGCTGAGGATCAACCAGATCGTCATATCTTACTTGCTATGCATCATAATCCTATTTTAGTGGGCTGTGCTTGGCTGGATCAGCACTGGATGAGTAACGGCAGTGAGTTTCTTGAATTGGTTGCTAAGATCCCGCAAGTTAAAGGTCTGCTATGGGGGCATGTACACCAACAGATAGATCAAGAGTATTCTGGGCACCACGGCCCGATAAAGTTGATGGCTACGCCCTCAACTTGCATTCAGTTCAAACCTAAATCTTCCTATTTTGCATTGGATGCCGTTCAGCCAGGCTATCGTCTGCTTGAGCTTAAAGCCGATGGCAATATCTTAACGAA